ATAGCCCATTGGATCAGGCACATGTCCTGCCGTATCCCAGTCGAGCTCCCGGTTTATGGATTGTGCGTTTCCGTTCAGATATCCCATAAATAACACAAAAAATAGCCAGTGTTTACTGATACAAAGCCACATGATCCAAGAATTTCGACTGTTCCAACTCGGCCAGCAGCAGCTGTTCATTGACTTCATCCAACAGCGTCAATGGTAGCCGCGGCTGCCCCAGATCTAATCCGATTTTTTTCATAATAGCGCGCTGCACCGGGATAGGCCCATATTTTACCAGCAGCTGCACCATCTCCACGGCTTCAAAATGCAGGTTGCGTGCCGCTTCGTGGGCACCGGCCTCAAACCGGCGGATTACCTCCAGATACAGGGGGGCAGCGTAATTGTAGGTACTGCCAATGGCGCCAGTGGCTCCCACCGCCAGTGCCGGCAACAGCAGTTCATCGTAGCCAAACAGGATATCGTATTTGCCCTCCTTGTATTGTAGGCAGGCCTGGTATTCGTGCAAGGTCGCCGCCGTATATTTGATTCCCTGAAAGGTCGGAATTTTCTCTTCCGCCAAGGCAAGAAAGCGGAGCATATCGATCTGTAGCCCCGTGACAGCCGGAATATGGTAATAGTAGAATGGCGTATGGGGGGCCGCGGCCGCAATGGCGGCCATGGCATCGACCAGGTTTTCTACGGATGAAGGCTTGAAATAGAAGGCCGAGACTGCTGAAATATAATCCGCACCGATGCTTTCGGCATGCGCTGCCAGGCGCTTGGCTTCGGCAATGGAGCTATGCCCCACATGGACAAAAGAAAGGATCCGGCCGTCAATGGCCTTGATATAACGTTCGGCAACTGCCATGCGTTCGGCCGTCGAAAGGCTCGGTCCCTCACCATTGGTCCCGCAGATAAATATTCCCCGCAGCCCCTGGCTGACAAGGTGCTCCGTCATGGCCGGAATAGCGTCCAGGTCAATATTTCCGGTAGGATCATAGTTGGCAAATGCCGCGGCGATCAAGCCTTTTATTTTATGTTTTTTTTTCATTATTTTTTGCAATAGTTGAGGTTATAACAATTCTTTTAGTGGTATCTGCTGAAAGATCAGATCTGCCTGGCTGCTTTCATAGAGCACGCCAAGCGTATGCTCGTCCACGGAAGTGATGCAGGAATAACCCCGACCCTTGCCTTCGTCAAGCAAAACCTTGGGCTGCCAGGAGTCGCCATTATCCTTACTGGTTTTTAAGGTAATATGTGAACGGACAAATTTTGAATCGGGATTGCAGAATACCAGCAGAGATCTGCTGTCCTTTCCGGACTGATAGACATGCCTGTGGATACTGGCCATGCAGGTCGGTTCAATCAGCGCTTTGTGCGAACTGGGGTGTTCGGTCCAGGTCTCGCCCAGGTCCTTCGTTACGGCAATGGCGCGGCCATTGTCATCGCCTTTGTGGGTGGCATTATAGTTTGACCGCATATTTAACATGATCTCCCCATTATCCAGCTGCACCGCCATGCATTCCGTTGTGGATTCTGCCAGTGCCGGATTGGATGTTTTCCAGGTTTGGCCACCGTCTTTGCTGTAGGTGATATTGGAAAACGCCTTGCCCGTCTCATCACGTCCCTGGCTTGGCATCAGCAATGTGCCATCCTGCAGGCTGATGCCATGTCCGGGTGCAGGTGCCCAGAGCCACCATTCCGCCTTTTTGAGATGGGTAAGATTGAGCGGTTTGGACCAGGTTAGCCCATTGTCTTCGCTTTTTACCAGTAGAAATTGCGAGGTCTGTTTGACCTCAAATCCCGGTTGCGATCCCTTATTTTTCCATTGATGATTGTGGATTTCGCGGCCATCTTTGATCCCGGGATACCAGGTACCCGTTTCGTCGAGTACACCATGCATCCATAGCCCTGCAACATAGATCGTCCCGGTTCGCTCGTTGAGCAAGATATTGGGATCGGAGACGCCATTGAATTTCTGCGGCAGGCCGCCGAATGTGCCCATATCGATCGCGGTCTCCATCGGCAGCCAGCTGCGGCCACCATCTAGGCTGCGCGATACGCCGATATCGATGTCGCCTTGCAGGTCCCGGCCCAGCTCCCTGCGGGCATCGTATACCGCGACCAGACTGCCGTCTTTGGCCGTAATTATGCCCGGGATACGGCTGGTATGGACTCCCTCAGCGCCTTGCCGGTGTACGGCAACGGCGGGCCTGTAGCGGTCGAACTTGCCCGAAAGCTGCGATTGAGATGCTAAGCCCGCGAGTGAAACTCCATTTATGGCCACTTGAAAAGTTCGGTTTAATTGTTTAAAAGGACGTACTTTGGCCGTCACCCAAAGGTAGTTGACGCCCTTCTCCAGGGTTAGCGGAACCTTTATTTTCCCTGTTTTTCCTTTCCATTTCTGTGCTATCAGCAGCTGCTTTGCGCCGGGCTTTCCGTTTTCAATAATTGTCGAGTCCGTGCCGGCAAACCAGCAGCTCAGGCTATCGATCTGCTCCGCCCCCAGTGCATCGACCCTGATCCTAAGCTCCGCATCGACACGTTGCTGTTTGTCTGCCACAAATTCCAGCCGTTTGAGGATATTTATTGGTTGATCTGCCAATACAGGCAAGGTATAATGCCGTTCGGCAATCTTTACCTGGGCTACAGAAGTCGCTGTCAGTAAACTGAAAAGGGCGAGCAAGCTGTAGTGTATTTTGGTTATCATTATCATATTTTAGGTACTTATGTACTACATTATAGTATATAAAAAATATTGGGAAGCGGCTAGCGTTCCCCAAGAAATTCTAGGTGCGGACGCAAATGTTCCTGCATGGCCTTTGAAAAAGCATCGCGGTCGCCGGTTTTGAGTATCTGCACCAGATCGCTGTGAGAGACCTCCGATTTGATGCTATGGTGGCTTTTGTTCAACACAAAACCAAAGATCGGCATCAGCATCGTCTGGAAACGTTTCAGGGTAGTATTGCCAGTAATTTCATACAGCTTACCGTGAAATGCAATTTCCTGGCTGATTCTGAACTCTTCAGCATCGGCATTTTTGTCCTTTTTCACAATGCGTTCCAGTTCGGCGATATCTTTATCCGTCTTGCGCAGGTACAGCAGGTCAGCCATCCCCAGTTCAAGGAGCAGGCGCAGTTCAAAAATATCCTTCATTGTATTTTCGTCCATCAGCTGCGGATTCAGTACCCGTTCAAACGAGCCCAGGATATCCGGTGCGGACAGCACCATGCCGCGTTTCTTTTTGGTTTCGATCAGGCCCAGCATGCGCAGGCGGCTCAGGGCTTCCCGCAGTACATTGCGGCTCACATCGAGCGCCTCCGCGAGCTCCAGTTCTGTTGGGAGGGTATCCCCTGCTTTTAATTTCTTGCTGGAAAGATATTCTCTTATGCGTATTTCGACTATATCAGCGCGGGTACTGGTCGCTATTGGGGTAAGGTCATTGATCATATTATAAGCAAATAAATCATTTATTATGTTCTACAAATTAACAAAAAAAGAATAGCAATCCAAGCGCCCTAATTGTAGCCCTCGGTCTGTTTAATATTGGGATTCGTGTTGATTGAGCTATCGTGAACCGGCCATAACAGGATGTTTGTTTTAGACTGTTGGTTTTTTAGGCTCTCGACTTCATTAAACACCACGCCGAGACGGATCAGGTCCCACCAGAGTTTACCTTCGGCCACGAATTCCCGTTTCCGTTCACTGAGTATGGCAGTATTGATGTCATTGGTCGGAAGTCCGGCTGCATAAAAATTATCCGTTCCATACGCCCGTTTTGCGATCTTGTTCAACTGTTGGATGGCAGTCTGCCCGTTCCCCAGTGCATTTTCGATTTCGGCACTGAACAGAACGGCATCCGCATACCGGTAGACAATCAGGTCTGCATCAAAAATGCGGGTGGCATTCTCCCATTTCCCAGCATATTTATTGATCCATTGGAAGGTCAGGTTTTTACCTTTGTCGAAAGCCGTATCAAAACTGACCTTTGCGCGGGTGTCGGCCGTATTTTCCGTCAAAAAAGCCTTGTAACTGTTCGTCAGAAATATCCACTGCTGATGTGAGCCCACTTTAATGGGATTTTCAACCAGCCCAGGCGAAACATATTGGATAGGCACCAGGAAATCCGCGGGATAGCCACCCGTAAATTCATCCTGTGTCAGGCGCCAGCAAAAGATCACTTCGGGATTCAATTCCGTAGCAAAGATATCCGGGAATTTCTGCATCAGGGTGTGCTTTCCCGTTAATACCTTATCCACAGATTGTTTCGCCATATTCAATGCCGCTGCCCCACCATTCTGCCGTTTGGCCATCCAGAGGTAATAGTCTGTTTTGAGTAAACGGATCGCATCCAGATTACCATACTGTGCTTTTGTGGCCGTAGCCGGCATCAGTTCCTCCGCCCGATCGAGATCCTCTTTGACCAATTGGAAAACTGCCTGCACAGGCTGACGTGATGGATAGAGGTCCTCCTGATTGGGTGATTCAAAACCGGCGGTCAGCACCGGTGCGTCGCCCCAGATGCGGGCGATCCAATAATAACAGAATGCACGGATAAAATAGGCCTGCGCGAGGTATTCATTCTTTTTTTCCACCGTGGAAAAACTGATTTCCGGCAGATGTTTCAAGATCAGGTTGCAGTCGTTGATCGTGGTATATAAATTATTCCAGTTTGCATGGGCATGTGTACTGTTCAGCTGATTTAAGAATGCCGTGCTGTAGGTCGCATTGGTTTCAAGTCCGGCGCCCCAATAGCCTGTGCGGTATTCACCCCAGAAGATATAAGCCGTGGCAAAGGTACTGCGCATACGTACGTAGGCACCTGTTACGGCCGCCTGGGCATCGCTCTCATCCTTCCACATGGAGTTGGCATTGATGGCAGCTTTCAGATCGGCATCTAGTTTATCCGAACAAGCGGTTCCGGATAACAGGCCCAGGAATAATATTGATCCGTATAAAATTCTTTTTGTCTTCATTTTCGTTTCTTTTATAAGGTTAACTTGGCACCGATCGCGATTTTACGGATGGCCGGATAGTTATAATAATCGTTACCATAGGTTGTTCCGGCGCCGAGTTCCGGTGAGATACCCGTTCCCCGCAGCGCGGAAAAATAAAAGAGGTTCTGACCGGAAACCGAAAGCTGCATGGAGCGGATCCCGATGCGTTTGCTCCAGGTATCGGGCAGCTGATACAGGAAAGATACCTCCCGTAGACAGAGGTAGTCCCCTTTGTAATTGAATACGTCTGAAGTTCGGGAGAAATTGCTGTTCCCGGTATCAGGGTCATTGGCGGTAAAGCGGGCATATTTCGACTGATCGCCTGGATTTTTCCAGGTCTGGTTGACCTCATCTACCAGGGTGTAGTTGTTGGCAAAGGTATTCATGAAATAGCGCATATAAGCCGTATGATTGATGGAATGACCCAGTGCCCAATCCACAAAAATATTAAGTCCGAACGAGCCATAGCTAAAGTTATTGGCCAGTCCGCCCGTGGTATGCGGTACGCTGACCCCCAGTTCATATTGATCCTTGCTGCTGATGACCCCATCGCCGTCGCGGTCCTGCCATTCGTAGTCACCGGCGAGTTTGCGCCCTTTGATGTTCTTCTTGTCCGTTGGGCTCCAGCCACGTGCCGACTCATCGTAACGGGCGGCAGCAGCCTCTTCGGGAGTCTGCAGAATATGGTCCACCTTATACCCGAAATAGCGGTACAGCGATTCACCCTCAGCGGTACCGCCAAAGGCTGTGCCGTCCGCCAGCTGGATCCCGCCGATACGGTTTTTATCGCGGCCATTGTCAGGAAGCTGCTGTACCCTATTTTTAACAAAACTTAAGGTCAGCTTGCTGTCCCAGCGAAATTTGCCGGAACGCATATTCTCACTGCCGATTTCAAGATCAAAACCCCGGAAGCGCACCTTACCCACATTGGTCTGCACCGTTGAAAAACCCGAGGTATTGGGCAGCTGTACGCTAAAAAGCAGGTTTTTGGTGATCTTGTTGAAATAGTCCGCCTGGATATTGATCCGGTTGTTGAACAGGGCAAGGTCAAAGCCAAAGTCAAACTGCGTTGAGGTCTCCCAGGTCAGATCGCGGTTGGGCATGGTTGCGGCATATATCCCTGCTGCACCGTCGTACCGGATATCGGTGCTATATTTTCCCAGCGCATCATAAAGCCCGATGGAATTATTTCCCGTCTGGCCATAACTGGTACGGAATTTTAGGTAGTTCACCGTCTGCTGATCGCGCATAAAAGGTTCCTGTGTCACGACCCAGCCTGCCGAAACACCCGGAAAAAATCCCCAACGGTTTTCCTTGGCAAAGAGCGAGGAACCGTCGTACCGGAAGGTTCCCATCAATAAGTACTTTTGTTTGTAGGCATAATTGGCACGGCCGAAATAGCCGATCAAAACCTGTTGCCAGATATCCTCTTCGGCACCCGTTTTATTCGGTCCTGCCGACAGTGTGGGTACCTTGTCCGAACTCGCACCATTGACGGTCGCGTTAAATGAATTAAAATCCGTCTGTTGATAAGAGTAGCCGCCAAGCAAGGATAAGGTATGGTCTGTATTCCAGTTGGCATCGTATTTCAGTAAGGCATCCACTTTGGTACGGTCCAGCTGGGATTGACTCGCCCTGGTCGTCCGCAATCCCGAAAATTCATGCGCTTTTTCGAAATAATGGTAGTTGGAGAGATGGGAATAGTTGGATAGCTGCACCTGTGCTTTAAGCCCATCGATAATGGCATAGTCCAGGCCACCAATCAGCGATAAACGCCGGTCTTTGGTACCATAATCCCGGGTATAATCCCACCAGAGCGGATTTGGTGAGGTGGCATTATAGCCCGGTGTTGGGCGGCCATTGTCGAAGTACATCTTTTGCGTTGCCGGTGTGGCCAGACCCCTAGCAATCACGTTGGTCTGATTGTCAAACTCCTGCGAATTGGTCAGGGAATAATCAAAGGCCGTATTGATCGAGAGTTTTTTCGAAATGCTGACATCCCCCTTTCCCCGTGCAGAGAAGCGGTTGTACCCTGTACCCAATGCTACACCCGCATCGTCCGTATAGCCTGCACTCGCAGCATAACGGACAAGCTGGCTCCCCCCGTTGACACCGACGTAATAATTCTGCCAGCCCACATTCCGGAAGAGCAGGTCCTGGTAGTTGTTGTCCTGGAAGATCAGCGTTTTGCTTGGATCCAAGGGATCCGGCATACCCTCATAACCAGCAGGCATCGCCTCTCCGGCCTGAAGGTAGCGCGTTGAATAGATCGAATTCGCATCATTGCCCGAGCTAGCGGAGTAGCCAGAGCTGGAATTATAATTGGGATTGGGGCTCAAGGCCACGGCAGGCCGCACGATCTGGATATAATCACGGGCGCTCATCATATTTAGTTTAGATTCCGGTTGCTGAAAGGCATAGGTAGCATCAAATGTAATGGTTGCCTGTTCAGCCGCTTTTCCCTTTTTTGTCGTGATCAAGACCACCCCATTTGATGCGCGGGAACCGTAGATCGCTGTTGATGCCGCATCTTTCAGCACCTCAATGGACTCCACATCATTGGGATTGACCCCTGAAAAGGAACGTTCGACACCATCTACCAGGACCAAGGGATCGTTGGTTTTATTGATGGATGATCCACCGCGGATCCGAAAGACCGGATCCGCTCCGGGACTATTGTTTGACTGATACACCCGGGCACCAGCTACTTTCCCTTTTAGTCCCTCACCGACGGTGCTGACGGGAACATTTTCCAGCGCCTTGCCATCCACTTTGCTGATGGCTGTGGTCAGCGTGCGGCGCGACTGGGTGCCATAGCCAACGACGACGACCTCGTCCAGACTCCGGTTTGTGGCAGTGAGTTCTACTATCAGCGGAGCCGTCGAGGAAACCAGCCTGTCCAATGGCTGATAGCCTACCGAACGGAACTGCAGCGTATCCGGCAGCTGCTGTACATCCAGCCAGAATTTTCCGTTGGCGTCCGTCTGTGTCTGGCTGCCCGAGCGGAGGCCTATCACCGTAATGGATTGTAAAGGTTTTCCCTGTTGATCCCGTACCGTCCCTTCGATACGCTGCTGCGCATACAGAGATGATACAAGGATAATTTGGGCGCCCACAAATAAGCTTGCTTTTTTGCTTGTCCAAATCATAATTTATGTTTTAATAAGTGTAAAAAACTTATACAGATGAGCGCTTCCCTTAAACGCTCTACAAACGATGACCTAACCCAAATTTATTCCAAAGCAACTCGATATCCATTTCGTTTTAAGGCTTATAATCAGGTATATCATTTGATTTATTGGTTATTCTTTATATGTATAAAGTTGTTATGTCCTACATAAAATTAGAAAGAATAAATCGATAAAACAAAATTTATTTAATGTTCAGGAATAATTTGCTTTCAATTGTCAATGTATTTTGAGGGCTCAGCTGAGTAAAGAAGCCATGTGGTGCACTATGCCCATATACCTCCGTACATTATCTTTATGCCGATATCATTAAAGCAGACAAAATTTTGGGCCAAGCATATACAACGCTTGACCCAAACTACATCCTAAAATATTGTTATCCAATATTGCAGGATTTTAAAATCGGTAACACACACGGATGCCATGCCCTTTATCAACTTCTACTGTTGCCTTCGGTTGCCCCACCGTCCCAGTAACCTGCTTGTCGCAAAACTGACCAGCGTACCCAATACAGCGGTCAATACAGTCTGTGCTATATCACCAAAGGAGAAGCTTGCCCATACCGAACAAAGCGTACCTCCCAATGCAGAAATACGGATATCATTCAGCTTCATCGGCTTCGCTCCTTTCCACCTTATCTATTTTTGGGGAACTGTCCAATACATCCGGCGGCGACTCCTCCTCGTCCAATACCGTCTCCAGTATGCCCAATCCAATAGCCACATACTTCAATACATTCCCCACCTTACCCGGTAGTTTAACAGGCGCCGCCAGCACCAGCTGCAGCACCTGTCCTATTTTGTTAAAGATCTTTTTCATTTTGTTACGCGAAATAGACATGATGAGCGGTCAGAAGCAAGATATTCCGATTGCAAATTGATGAAGTCAAATGGCGTTAAGAATGAATTCTTGTCTGAACATAGTGAGTTTGAATTCATTTAGCCATTGGGCAATAAACAAATTGCACCAAGGAATATAGCGAATGACCACCATCATGTCGTTTAACGCCACAAGCCTTCTATTTATCGAATACTCAAATACACTTCATCACCCATATCCCACAGGCAATACACCAGCGCTTTCAGCTTGGCCAGGGCCTTCCCACTTCCGATACCCTGTCCCTCACCGGTCAGACTGGTGACCGGCGCGATGCAGCCAAGCAATTCGTTCTTGGCATTATTAGCCGCGTGTATCAGGATACCCTCACGGTTTAACACATGCGGGATACCGATCTGCTCGCCATGCCGCTGGTAACGGATTTTCTCCAGTTTGTACTGACCGATCGGGATGCAGCTGATCCGCTTGATGTTATTACGGTCAGGCAATTCGATGGTATGGCAGATATGCTCACCGTTGTACGTGATCGTTCCATTTGTTCCCTCAGCCCCATATTTCCGTAGGAGCTTGAGGGTATGCCTGTTGCTCATGGCTATACTATGGAATATCGACCTCGACGATGGTCATCGCGTTATAGGGATTGTTCTTGAGTGGATAGAATTCGTCGTTAACTTCCTGGTACATCGAAATACCGACAATGATGTACACGACCTTTGCAGCATCTACCACCAATGGCGCCTGGAGGGTTTGCTCGGCATGTACACCGATCAGCGGAATATATCCCGACCTTACCATGACTGGACGTGGCGGAACATCCTCGGTACTTAGCTCTGCGGCAGCCAGGGTGAATAGCATATGCGTAGCCCCCGGCAGCAACATGACATCATTCTGCGGATTGAATTCTGGAATGGTCAGTGTGACTTCGCCGGCAGTACGGTCATAGGTTGTATCCAGTTTTTCGCCCAGCAGCATTTTTAGGTTGCTGGCCTGGTTGAACTCAAAGCCTTTGAGCATGGCGCTATTTTCCTCCAGAAAGATGCGCTCGCCACGTGCATTGGACGAATCCGACTTTTGGATCCTGTGGATCAGTGAGGTCAGCCTGTTGCGCATGGTATTGTCTGCAAATGTGCGCAGCAGATTGTTCAGCTGGATACGTAGGAGTTTGGCTGTGCCCGCAGCAGTACCAAATTCGGCCATGTTTTCACGTGTCCGCTGAAAATTGGGATCCGTCTGGATCCGTGCCTTGTCCACACCACCCTTCATTCGGACTTCGTAACCGCGACTGCGGTGTTTGCTAAAGGAAAGGTCCCCGACCTTGCCTCTAAACTTGATTAAACTTTCTTGTTTTGCCATGATATTGAGTTTTTAATGACAACACAAAGATGTCGAGGACCAAACTGATCCCTGTCCAAAATGGCCGCATATGGCCAACATGGCTTAAATAGACAGCATTAGGCTCGGAATGGCAGAATATGGCACAATATGTCCATCAAAAGGAAGTGCAAAGGTACGGTGAGTGTACTGGGAGTGTACTGAAAAGGTACCAATGCCCTACCAAAAAGGTACTGGAGAGCTACTAAAAAGCTACCAAAGAGCTACAGCAATCAGTAGCGTAGCAGTATGTAAAATGTGAATGAACCGTATCCATTTGGCGGGGGTCGCGTGCCTGGACATCGGAAGAATCTATGTGCCGTTAATGGCGGTTTATAACCCTATGTAATAGATCAGATAACATACATCAAATCATTATAATACAATTATTTAAAACAAAAATTCGATTGATTCGTTAATTCTAGATTATTAATTTTTTTCTTAAGGGCTGTCTATAACCGACATTGACGAATATGGACAGAGAGGTATCCAGCTGACAGGAAGATCATGGTACCATTAGGTATTGTCTGCGGCATGCGCTTGCTATGCCCATAGTCAATACCACAGCCCGATTTCTTATGACTAAAAAATATCGACTGTGTATCAGTGCAAAGGATGTCGCCTCCGTACTCGACCTTAGCCCCAGACAGGCACAGCGCAAATACCAGCAGGCAAAAGATGCTTATGGAAAGGCCAGGCATCAACAGCTAACCGTACAGGAATTTGCAGCATATTATGATTTACCCCTAGCGGAAGTTATTGAACGGCTTTAAGTGCTTAAAGCCAACCAGGGGGCGGCCCTCCGCCCCTTGGATCTTATCCTATCTTGGATCCACAATTATCCATTCTTCCCTTATTTTCAGCAGCCTATCGTAAGCCTCGGCTGGTACCTTCAGCTGCTCCTGATCTATACCAAATAGCTCCACAATATAATCACTGCCCACCCTATATTGGTCTTTTATGGCCAGCTGTTGTATCAAAAGCCCCCGACCGGCACGGAAAAATAAATTAGGCCATAGTTTTTCAATTTTTGCCAGCGAGTCTATATCCACCGTACCTTCACGGCCATCCAGTAAACGTACATCGACCAATTTGGATTTGGCAGAGCCTTCCTTGAGATGGAAATACGCTATCTGTGGTATTCTTACGCATTCATTGACAGCCCCTATCATTACCTCAATCTGTTGGGTGGCCTCTTTGAGACAAGCCTTCAATCTGTTTTCGTCACTGCTCAAACGATCGTGATTGGCACGCAGTCTTTGCTTCCGATTTCTTAGTTCATTCAATTCATGCTCATAATGCATCCGAAGCTCATTGCTCTTTTTTTCCTCTGCTCTTATCTGCTCATCTTTCTGCAAAAGCCATTTTTGTATTACTTTTACACGTTTTTTACTATAGTTATTAATCTTTCTTTCCTTTCGAAAGGCATAATAGAACTGAACCATTATAAAGCAGAACATGACTACGACAAAATCCCGCTCAAAATAATCGCCTTTTTGTAGATCTTGCCCAAATACCACTAAATAAACCTTGTAAACAATTCTTAAAGCCACGGCTCCCAAAACTAAAACGAGTAGCGCAAATTGGATCAGATAGCGTACGAGCTCATACGGTTCAAGGTATTTATTCGAGTCAAGTCTGTATACGACAAATGCAACAGGGACTATTGCCAATAGCATTAATACCCAACTAAAAAGAAATATCAAACCATGATTTTCCATGGTTATACTCGAAAATGTTGATTCTTCAGTAGTATAAAAAGTGATGAAACAAGATGAAATACCTGCAAATAATAATATAATCCACATGTTCCCATACCACGACCGAAAGAAAGATTTAAGTGCTATCATAATAGGCTGAAAATAAGATTAACCTCTAAGTTAATAATA
The window above is part of the Sphingobacterium sp. ML3W genome. Proteins encoded here:
- a CDS encoding dihydrodipicolinate synthase family protein, producing MKKKHKIKGLIAAAFANYDPTGNIDLDAIPAMTEHLVSQGLRGIFICGTNGEGPSLSTAERMAVAERYIKAIDGRILSFVHVGHSSIAEAKRLAAHAESIGADYISAVSAFYFKPSSVENLVDAMAAIAAAAPHTPFYYYHIPAVTGLQIDMLRFLALAEEKIPTFQGIKYTAATLHEYQACLQYKEGKYDILFGYDELLLPALAVGATGAIGSTYNYAAPLYLEVIRRFEAGAHEAARNLHFEAVEMVQLLVKYGPIPVQRAIMKKIGLDLGQPRLPLTLLDEVNEQLLLAELEQSKFLDHVALYQ
- a CDS encoding sialidase family protein, which produces MITKIHYSLLALFSLLTATSVAQVKIAERHYTLPVLADQPINILKRLEFVADKQQRVDAELRIRVDALGAEQIDSLSCWFAGTDSTIIENGKPGAKQLLIAQKWKGKTGKIKVPLTLEKGVNYLWVTAKVRPFKQLNRTFQVAINGVSLAGLASQSQLSGKFDRYRPAVAVHRQGAEGVHTSRIPGIITAKDGSLVAVYDARRELGRDLQGDIDIGVSRSLDGGRSWLPMETAIDMGTFGGLPQKFNGVSDPNILLNERTGTIYVAGLWMHGVLDETGTWYPGIKDGREIHNHQWKNKGSQPGFEVKQTSQFLLVKSEDNGLTWSKPLNLTHLKKAEWWLWAPAPGHGISLQDGTLLMPSQGRDETGKAFSNITYSKDGGQTWKTSNPALAESTTECMAVQLDNGEIMLNMRSNYNATHKGDDNGRAIAVTKDLGETWTEHPSSHKALIEPTCMASIHRHVYQSGKDSRSLLVFCNPDSKFVRSHITLKTSKDNGDSWQPKVLLDEGKGRGYSCITSVDEHTLGVLYESSQADLIFQQIPLKELL
- a CDS encoding FCD domain-containing protein; its protein translation is MINDLTPIATSTRADIVEIRIREYLSSKKLKAGDTLPTELELAEALDVSRNVLREALSRLRMLGLIETKKKRGMVLSAPDILGSFERVLNPQLMDENTMKDIFELRLLLELGMADLLYLRKTDKDIAELERIVKKDKNADAEEFRISQEIAFHGKLYEITGNTTLKRFQTMLMPIFGFVLNKSHHSIKSEVSHSDLVQILKTGDRDAFSKAMQEHLRPHLEFLGER
- a CDS encoding RagB/SusD family nutrient uptake outer membrane protein produces the protein MKTKRILYGSILFLGLLSGTACSDKLDADLKAAINANSMWKDESDAQAAVTGAYVRMRSTFATAYIFWGEYRTGYWGAGLETNATYSTAFLNQLNSTHAHANWNNLYTTINDCNLILKHLPEISFSTVEKKNEYLAQAYFIRAFCYYWIARIWGDAPVLTAGFESPNQEDLYPSRQPVQAVFQLVKEDLDRAEELMPATATKAQYGNLDAIRLLKTDYYLWMAKRQNGGAAALNMAKQSVDKVLTGKHTLMQKFPDIFATELNPEVIFCWRLTQDEFTGGYPADFLVPIQYVSPGLVENPIKVGSHQQWIFLTNSYKAFLTENTADTRAKVSFDTAFDKGKNLTFQWINKYAGKWENATRIFDADLIVYRYADAVLFSAEIENALGNGQTAIQQLNKIAKRAYGTDNFYAAGLPTNDINTAILSERKREFVAEGKLWWDLIRLGVVFNEVESLKNQQSKTNILLWPVHDSSINTNPNIKQTEGYN
- a CDS encoding TonB-dependent receptor; translated protein: MIWTSKKASLFVGAQIILVSSLYAQQRIEGTVRDQQGKPLQSITVIGLRSGSQTQTDANGKFWLDVQQLPDTLQFRSVGYQPLDRLVSSTAPLIVELTATNRSLDEVVVVGYGTQSRRTLTTAISKVDGKALENVPVSTVGEGLKGKVAGARVYQSNNSPGADPVFRIRGGSSINKTNDPLVLVDGVERSFSGVNPNDVESIEVLKDAASTAIYGSRASNGVVLITTKKGKAAEQATITFDATYAFQQPESKLNMMSARDYIQIVRPAVALSPNPNYNSSSGYSASSGNDANSIYSTRYLQAGEAMPAGYEGMPDPLDPSKTLIFQDNNYQDLLFRNVGWQNYYVGVNGGSQLVRYAASAGYTDDAGVALGTGYNRFSARGKGDVSISKKLSINTAFDYSLTNSQEFDNQTNVIARGLATPATQKMYFDNGRPTPGYNATSPNPLWWDYTRDYGTKDRRLSLIGGLDYAIIDGLKAQVQLSNYSHLSNYHYFEKAHEFSGLRTTRASQSQLDRTKVDALLKYDANWNTDHTLSLLGGYSYQQTDFNSFNATVNGASSDKVPTLSAGPNKTGAEEDIWQQVLIGYFGRANYAYKQKYLLMGTFRYDGSSLFAKENRWGFFPGVSAGWVVTQEPFMRDQQTVNYLKFRTSYGQTGNNSIGLYDALGKYSTDIRYDGAAGIYAATMPNRDLTWETSTQFDFGFDLALFNNRINIQADYFNKITKNLLFSVQLPNTSGFSTVQTNVGKVRFRGFDLEIGSENMRSGKFRWDSKLTLSFVKNRVQQLPDNGRDKNRIGGIQLADGTAFGGTAEGESLYRYFGYKVDHILQTPEEAAAARYDESARGWSPTDKKNIKGRKLAGDYEWQDRDGDGVISSKDQYELGVSVPHTTGGLANNFSYGSFGLNIFVDWALGHSINHTAYMRYFMNTFANNYTLVDEVNQTWKNPGDQSKYARFTANDPDTGNSNFSRTSDVFNYKGDYLCLREVSFLYQLPDTWSKRIGIRSMQLSVSGQNLFYFSALRGTGISPELGAGTTYGNDYYNYPAIRKIAIGAKLTL
- a CDS encoding DUF5675 family protein, translating into MSNRHTLKLLRKYGAEGTNGTITYNGEHICHTIELPDRNNIKRISCIPIGQYKLEKIRYQRHGEQIGIPHVLNREGILIHAANNAKNELLGCIAPVTSLTGEGQGIGSGKALAKLKALVYCLWDMGDEVYLSIR